The Geoglobus acetivorans genome window below encodes:
- a CDS encoding 4Fe-4S binding protein: protein MVKRVKAPEKSIIRSAVGHLRAITEVTKEAINPGTITISYPHERRKLPEHFRGIILFEKEDCISCFRCAHICPANAIQMYPNEEGRYYPGVDYAKCILCHFCVDSCPTAALRPSKIHDVAFKDVESMLVTARQMEHVPEVEREDKATVEYDFDGDIKLIKRKEFEELTVEFDRPDKPDFKAAPLYPENCIGCRLCMFSCPVDAIKSKLDGNKVTLETDFEKCTGCGICARICPTEVLILTPVRGGEE, encoded by the coding sequence ATGGTGAAGCGAGTAAAGGCACCGGAAAAAAGCATTATTCGGAGTGCAGTTGGACATTTGAGGGCGATTACTGAAGTTACGAAAGAGGCAATCAATCCTGGGACAATAACGATAAGCTATCCTCATGAGAGGAGAAAGCTTCCTGAACACTTTAGAGGAATAATTCTTTTTGAGAAGGAAGACTGTATAAGCTGTTTCAGATGCGCACACATCTGTCCTGCAAACGCCATTCAGATGTATCCTAACGAGGAAGGCAGGTACTATCCGGGTGTGGATTATGCAAAATGCATACTCTGCCACTTCTGTGTGGACTCATGCCCGACTGCAGCTCTGAGGCCATCCAAAATTCATGATGTTGCGTTCAAGGATGTTGAGTCAATGCTGGTCACTGCCAGACAGATGGAGCATGTTCCCGAGGTTGAGAGGGAGGACAAAGCAACCGTCGAGTACGATTTCGATGGTGATATCAAGCTGATAAAGCGGAAAGAATTTGAGGAGCTTACGGTCGAGTTTGACAGGCCAGATAAACCGGACTTTAAAGCTGCTCCATTGTATCCCGAAAACTGCATTGGATGCAGGCTTTGCATGTTCTCCTGCCCTGTTGATGCGATAAAGTCGAAATTGGATGGCAATAAGGTTACCTTGGAAACGGATTTTGAAAAATGCACTGGGTGTGGAATTTGTGCGAGGATATGTCCAACTGAAGTGCTTATATTGACGCCCGTGAGGGGAGGTGAGGAATAA
- a CDS encoding Coenzyme F420 hydrogenase/dehydrogenase, beta subunit C-terminal domain, with protein MPVPKNWVSIEVKELEDLPCLRYAEKPERASSWRLLKERVVEAGICSHCGTCTVCPVDLIILEDRPVDFDPKKGCMGCGVCVAVCPRYNYSPLNGVGEYIEASAGKSKRFTGQDGAMVTEFMATALEMGEIEVALFVARDEMFRPYIVHVRSSDELLNTRITGTKYSYAPVMPELHRIIKRYDSIGFVGTPCMISGIRKLQQKIPLYKKKVRLAVGLFCTENFYWHQLYDYLKERGADLKNAVKTDITKGNFIVTFKDGSEFTIPVKEMEEIVPDGCHVCQDFSAVEADVSIGSVGSDPGFSTVLIRRENAKKIFDYMIEKGYVETGKAKMKIVQRLCDFKVKIHPYPPKEEGPENSEGTQ; from the coding sequence ATGCCTGTGCCAAAGAACTGGGTTTCCATAGAAGTCAAGGAACTTGAGGACCTGCCGTGCCTTAGGTATGCGGAGAAGCCTGAGAGGGCGAGCAGCTGGAGACTGCTCAAGGAGAGGGTTGTTGAAGCGGGAATATGCAGTCACTGTGGGACATGTACTGTTTGTCCAGTGGATCTGATCATTCTCGAGGACAGACCGGTTGATTTTGACCCGAAAAAGGGCTGCATGGGATGCGGAGTATGTGTCGCAGTATGTCCAAGATATAATTATTCGCCGCTGAATGGGGTTGGAGAGTACATTGAAGCTTCTGCCGGAAAATCAAAGAGATTCACCGGCCAGGATGGAGCCATGGTCACTGAGTTCATGGCCACTGCTCTCGAAATGGGAGAGATCGAGGTTGCACTGTTTGTTGCAAGAGATGAAATGTTCAGACCGTATATCGTTCATGTCAGGAGTTCAGACGAACTTCTGAATACCAGAATCACAGGAACAAAGTACAGCTACGCTCCTGTCATGCCAGAGCTTCACAGAATTATCAAGAGGTATGATAGTATTGGTTTTGTTGGGACTCCATGTATGATTTCAGGTATAAGGAAGCTTCAGCAGAAAATTCCCCTCTACAAGAAGAAGGTCAGACTCGCTGTTGGCCTGTTCTGCACTGAAAACTTTTACTGGCACCAGCTTTATGACTATCTCAAAGAGAGAGGTGCTGATTTGAAGAATGCCGTGAAGACCGACATAACCAAGGGTAATTTCATTGTTACCTTCAAGGATGGTTCGGAATTCACAATACCTGTTAAGGAGATGGAAGAGATTGTTCCTGACGGGTGTCATGTGTGCCAGGATTTTTCTGCTGTGGAAGCGGATGTCAGCATCGGAAGTGTGGGCAGCGATCCGGGATTTTCGACGGTTCTGATCAGACGGGAAAACGCAAAGAAAATTTTTGATTACATGATTGAAAAGGGCTATGTGGAGACAGGAAAGGCGAAGATGAAAATAGTTCAGAGACTGTGCGATTTCAAGGTCAAGATTCACCCATATCCTCCAAAGGAAGAGGGACCCGAAAACTCTGAAGGCACCCAGTAA
- a CDS encoding Nif3-like dinuclear metal center hexameric protein, giving the protein MDLKLIEGFLDEYLNVHGFTDTSTNGLQVEGSHDVEKIAFAVDASMQSFTYALECEAEMLVVHHGIIWNGVDRITGLLKERLKFLLENELSLYAAHIPLDAHPEIGNNAMILRYIGVEPEDRFGDYKGTKIGYAGYANSEFEEILEILEDRFGEVGYMKFGDDYVEKIAVVSGRGAGYIEEAKKEGVDLLITGEIEHSAYHTAKDCAMNIIYLGHYNSETPGVKALMNIAGDKLGVEVEFLDIPTDL; this is encoded by the coding sequence ATGGATCTCAAACTTATCGAAGGGTTTCTCGATGAGTATCTGAATGTTCATGGCTTTACCGACACAAGCACGAACGGATTGCAGGTTGAGGGTAGCCATGATGTCGAAAAAATTGCGTTTGCTGTTGATGCTTCAATGCAGAGCTTTACCTATGCCCTCGAATGTGAGGCAGAGATGCTCGTTGTGCACCACGGCATAATATGGAATGGGGTTGACAGGATTACCGGACTGCTGAAAGAGAGGTTGAAGTTTCTGCTGGAAAACGAACTTTCTCTTTACGCAGCACACATACCACTCGATGCCCATCCGGAAATCGGAAACAATGCAATGATACTCAGATACATCGGCGTCGAACCTGAGGACAGATTTGGAGATTACAAGGGCACGAAAATAGGTTACGCAGGTTATGCAAATTCCGAATTTGAAGAGATACTTGAAATCCTCGAAGACAGGTTTGGCGAGGTAGGATACATGAAGTTCGGCGACGATTACGTGGAAAAAATAGCAGTGGTTTCTGGAAGGGGTGCAGGATACATTGAGGAGGCGAAAAAAGAAGGTGTGGATTTACTGATCACGGGAGAAATCGAGCATTCCGCATATCACACTGCAAAGGATTGTGCCATGAACATCATATACCTCGGACACTACAACAGCGAAACCCCTGGAGTGAAAGCATTGATGAACATTGCTGGCGACAAACTGGGCGTTGAGGTTGAGTTTCTAGACATCCCCACAGACCTCTGA
- a CDS encoding NEW3 domain-containing protein yields the protein MRKAIFILTAIMFALVTNVGAVSVEYTVNPSTPHPGDVFTLGVSISSQGLALRDLKITFMEQEENLAILKDGKEVSMLTRDVGDVYGDAKTTINLIAHSGGVYSLRVKVAYDYGTKNFEEVLSIRVLEKPLFKISQYKIPELFPGTQSNASFSVLNSGGKARNLVAELVTPEGIISSGKIEKDVVDKGDTFNLTFNLSAIQSLKPDIYPVTLSLRFEDNFGNSYSENYSFSVRVEANPAIIISDISTSPESIYPGDSFTLSVTIQNSGKGKAENVRAVLTYPDGFSGEAEGFAGNIESGTAKTVHFRIKASKDVESGTYPFKLSVYSDSLSEVKEFEFRVFVNDFGDIDLEISGIYFSDRPLAGSEFTLSFQLENVGQQTAKAVSIELELPYGFEGRNQYFTGTIEGGDSATASFDLKAPEESGDYIVKTKISYLDSKYERHEVERTFTLHVYSTESKSALYAGVLAVIFVIAAILLWRRRKK from the coding sequence GTGAGAAAGGCTATTTTTATACTAACTGCAATTATGTTCGCTCTCGTTACAAATGTTGGGGCGGTCTCGGTTGAATACACGGTTAATCCTTCGACCCCTCACCCTGGCGATGTCTTCACCCTTGGCGTTTCTATATCTTCTCAGGGATTGGCGTTGAGAGATTTGAAGATAACTTTCATGGAACAGGAGGAGAATCTGGCAATTCTCAAGGATGGAAAGGAGGTATCAATGCTTACCAGAGATGTTGGAGATGTTTACGGGGACGCAAAAACTACGATAAATCTAATCGCCCACTCTGGAGGAGTTTACAGCCTCAGGGTCAAGGTTGCCTACGATTACGGAACAAAAAACTTTGAAGAGGTGTTATCAATTCGAGTTCTCGAGAAGCCTTTGTTCAAGATATCCCAGTACAAGATTCCCGAACTGTTTCCGGGGACCCAGTCGAACGCATCATTCAGTGTATTGAACAGTGGGGGAAAAGCTAGGAACCTCGTCGCTGAGCTTGTAACGCCGGAGGGCATAATTTCTTCCGGAAAAATTGAGAAGGATGTGGTCGATAAGGGTGATACCTTCAATCTGACGTTCAATCTGAGCGCGATCCAGTCTCTGAAGCCCGACATTTATCCGGTAACTCTTTCTTTGAGGTTTGAAGACAACTTTGGAAACTCATACTCTGAAAACTACTCGTTTTCGGTCAGGGTTGAAGCAAACCCGGCAATAATTATCTCTGATATATCAACGAGCCCGGAGAGCATATATCCTGGAGATAGCTTTACTCTTTCCGTGACAATCCAGAATTCTGGAAAGGGAAAAGCAGAAAATGTTAGAGCTGTGCTGACATATCCGGATGGCTTCTCAGGTGAGGCCGAAGGATTTGCAGGAAACATCGAATCCGGGACTGCAAAAACAGTACACTTCAGGATTAAAGCCAGCAAAGACGTTGAAAGCGGAACATATCCGTTCAAACTTTCGGTGTATTCTGATAGCTTAAGCGAAGTGAAGGAATTCGAATTCAGGGTTTTTGTTAATGACTTTGGAGATATAGACCTTGAAATTTCTGGAATTTACTTCTCTGACAGACCTCTTGCAGGTTCGGAGTTCACACTTTCCTTCCAGCTCGAAAACGTCGGACAGCAAACCGCAAAAGCCGTCAGCATAGAACTGGAACTCCCTTACGGGTTCGAAGGGCGAAATCAGTATTTCACCGGGACCATTGAAGGTGGAGACTCAGCAACTGCATCATTTGACCTTAAGGCTCCTGAAGAATCCGGAGACTACATTGTCAAGACAAAAATATCGTACCTGGACTCCAAATATGAACGGCACGAAGTTGAAAGAACGTTCACTCTGCATGTTTACTCCACAGAAAGCAAGAGCGCCCTGTATGCAGGAGTTCTGGCCGTCATTTTTGTCATTGCTGCCATACTCCTCTGGAGGAGACGCAAAAAATGA
- a CDS encoding ATP-binding cassette domain-containing protein: MSLISLEDVWKTYRMDRVEVHALRGATLEVGEGEFVVILGPSGSGKTTLLNIIGGIDLPTKGKVYFRGRDISKLDDRELTLHRRKNVGFVFQFFNLLPTLTARENVMIAQELVDNPRDVDEVLEFVGLGDRANHFPSELSGGEQQRVAIARALVKNPPLILADEPTGSLDLETGKRVLRVMRDINRESRITFILVTHNSVIGEMADKIVRLRDGKVADIKINESPLEPEELEW, translated from the coding sequence ATGAGTCTGATCTCTCTTGAGGATGTCTGGAAAACCTACAGGATGGACAGGGTGGAGGTTCACGCTTTGAGAGGGGCCACCCTCGAGGTGGGAGAAGGCGAGTTTGTCGTAATTCTCGGACCTTCAGGTTCGGGGAAAACGACCCTGCTGAACATAATTGGCGGGATAGATTTGCCCACGAAGGGGAAGGTGTATTTCAGGGGCAGGGATATTTCGAAACTTGATGACAGGGAACTCACTCTCCACAGAAGGAAAAACGTGGGATTTGTTTTCCAGTTTTTTAACCTCCTCCCAACCCTGACAGCGAGAGAAAATGTTATGATTGCTCAGGAGCTTGTCGATAATCCCAGAGACGTCGATGAGGTTCTGGAATTTGTGGGGCTTGGGGATAGAGCAAATCATTTCCCCTCCGAGCTCAGCGGTGGTGAGCAGCAGAGGGTTGCAATTGCAAGGGCACTTGTAAAAAATCCGCCACTCATTCTGGCAGACGAGCCCACCGGAAGTCTTGATCTCGAAACAGGAAAGCGGGTTTTGAGAGTTATGAGAGACATAAACAGGGAAAGCAGGATAACCTTCATCCTTGTTACGCACAATTCAGTCATAGGGGAAATGGCAGACAAAATCGTGAGGCTGAGAGATGGAAAGGTTGCTGACATAAAAATAAACGAATCCCCGCTTGAACCGGAGGAGCTTGAATGGTAG
- a CDS encoding FtsX-like permease family protein, giving the protein MVAILHLKVLRDIKAQKYQFLAIIFLIVAGVGLFSAFYMAYLNLSTTYHHFYNEMDFEDLSATFLPVSQEKLEKVKRIDGIKDFVVRTTLYGIYERENREITLRFVTMPDEMAVNRLYLVEGRFPDKGENAILLLKNFADFHGIKPGEVIEATVEGKKVKFTVSGIVYSPEFLWIFESGSWITTPENFGVVFVNHKTLEKALGRELPPTEIHITVVDKSRVEEVINRVSDVIGRDNLITIYKREDQPSYRALKMDLDGFREMAIMFPALFYLISAMMIYILMSRLVREQRRVIAVLRATGYTKTEILIHYSLHSVISGIVGTAGGIVLGFVLSSVITDVYVSYLNIPYSIVGVYPDVILFSFVMGVGVPAFAGILTALSAAKVKPASALRGIEVKSEGIRAEKLFAVFSRASLLTKFAVRNMFRNPRRTVYSIFAVMSSVVLLLVSLSFVDATNYVLDTQFNEITTYNVKVKTGSEEIYSRIKKMGEVEEAIKFIEVGVVIEKDGKRKATVLYALPADQNLINIFDMEGRRRLPPSDGVVLPEIIAKELEISPGEEIYLTSSEFGKIKVKVSEIYDQPMIPAMYSDIDYFSRISGQKFNTVAVKFRDGMVNEGKTRISEIEGVRIDSVDELKDYIDQVMGLMYAFTGFALIFGGSIGFSAIFNTVTISVMERRVEIATLKMLGFTDGEIFKTLVLEVILMGFAGIVLGIPAGYYVAGKFFESFESELYLIPMRISLGSYAISMVFVLMVILLSMVPAFRYIRKMDIQKIASEFVG; this is encoded by the coding sequence ATGGTAGCAATCCTGCATCTAAAGGTATTGAGGGATATAAAGGCTCAGAAATATCAGTTTCTGGCAATTATTTTTCTGATTGTGGCAGGAGTTGGGCTTTTCTCTGCATTTTACATGGCATATCTGAATTTGAGCACCACTTACCATCATTTTTATAACGAAATGGATTTTGAGGACCTTTCAGCCACGTTCCTTCCAGTCAGTCAGGAAAAGCTTGAGAAAGTCAAGAGAATAGATGGGATAAAGGATTTTGTCGTAAGGACGACTCTGTATGGCATTTACGAAAGAGAAAACAGAGAAATCACTTTGAGATTTGTTACAATGCCTGATGAAATGGCAGTTAACAGACTGTACCTTGTTGAGGGCAGGTTTCCGGATAAGGGAGAAAACGCAATTCTGCTGCTGAAGAACTTTGCAGACTTCCACGGGATAAAGCCCGGTGAAGTCATTGAGGCGACCGTGGAGGGAAAGAAGGTAAAATTTACGGTTTCAGGAATAGTCTATTCCCCCGAATTTCTCTGGATATTTGAGTCCGGGAGCTGGATTACAACTCCTGAGAACTTTGGTGTTGTTTTTGTCAACCACAAAACACTTGAAAAAGCGCTTGGGAGGGAATTGCCACCAACGGAAATTCACATAACTGTGGTTGATAAAAGCAGAGTGGAAGAGGTCATAAACAGGGTTTCGGATGTGATTGGCAGGGATAATCTGATAACAATTTACAAAAGAGAAGACCAGCCAAGCTATCGGGCGCTGAAAATGGATCTCGATGGATTCAGGGAGATGGCAATAATGTTTCCCGCTCTTTTTTATCTAATCTCTGCCATGATGATCTACATACTGATGTCTCGTCTTGTCAGGGAACAGAGAAGGGTTATAGCAGTTTTGAGAGCCACTGGATACACTAAGACGGAGATACTTATTCACTATTCCCTTCATTCTGTAATCTCTGGTATTGTGGGAACTGCTGGGGGGATTGTACTCGGCTTTGTGCTTTCTTCCGTAATAACTGATGTTTACGTGAGTTACCTCAACATTCCGTATTCTATAGTGGGAGTGTATCCCGATGTCATCCTGTTCTCTTTTGTTATGGGTGTGGGTGTCCCAGCATTTGCAGGCATATTAACTGCATTGAGTGCGGCTAAGGTCAAACCAGCTTCAGCACTGAGGGGTATAGAGGTTAAATCTGAAGGCATCAGGGCTGAAAAACTCTTTGCAGTTTTTTCGAGAGCATCACTTCTCACAAAGTTTGCAGTCAGAAATATGTTCAGAAATCCCCGGAGAACTGTTTACTCAATTTTTGCAGTAATGTCGAGCGTTGTTCTGCTCCTTGTATCCCTTTCGTTTGTTGACGCGACCAATTATGTTCTTGACACACAGTTTAATGAAATCACAACCTACAACGTAAAGGTGAAAACGGGCAGCGAGGAGATTTACAGCAGGATAAAGAAAATGGGAGAGGTTGAGGAAGCCATAAAATTCATTGAAGTGGGAGTTGTTATAGAGAAGGATGGTAAAAGGAAAGCAACTGTTCTTTACGCTCTGCCTGCTGACCAGAATCTCATCAATATATTTGATATGGAGGGGCGGCGGAGGCTGCCTCCATCAGATGGTGTTGTTTTGCCAGAAATAATTGCCAAGGAGCTGGAAATCTCTCCGGGTGAGGAAATTTACCTGACTTCCTCCGAGTTTGGGAAAATAAAGGTTAAGGTATCCGAAATCTATGATCAGCCAATGATTCCTGCAATGTATTCGGATATCGACTATTTTTCGAGAATTTCGGGACAGAAATTCAATACAGTTGCAGTAAAATTCAGAGACGGCATGGTGAATGAGGGGAAAACACGGATCTCAGAAATTGAGGGAGTCAGGATAGATTCGGTGGATGAGCTGAAAGATTACATTGATCAGGTTATGGGTCTAATGTATGCTTTTACGGGTTTTGCACTTATCTTTGGGGGATCTATCGGTTTTTCGGCAATCTTCAACACCGTAACGATAAGTGTTATGGAAAGAAGGGTCGAAATAGCAACCCTCAAGATGCTGGGCTTCACGGATGGGGAGATATTCAAAACTCTGGTACTGGAGGTCATTTTGATGGGATTTGCAGGGATAGTTCTCGGCATTCCTGCTGGCTATTACGTGGCTGGAAAATTCTTCGAGTCATTTGAAAGCGAGCTGTATTTGATTCCGATGAGAATCTCTCTTGGAAGTTATGCGATCTCCATGGTCTTTGTTCTGATGGTCATATTGCTGTCGATGGTTCCAGCTTTCAGGTATATTAGGAAAATGGATATTCAGAAAATTGCAAGCGAGTTTGTTGGTTGA
- a CDS encoding YlbF family regulator, with product MNDVIRDRAIALAKSISESEEYREFIATEEVLKQDEVAQNLLIEFQEKQQEFLSKQLMGEVDEALLNSLTEIQGKLNELESVRNFMDSYNRLVSLLGEVGDLISQELDFDFGEAYRT from the coding sequence ATGAATGACGTAATTAGAGATAGGGCAATAGCCCTTGCGAAATCCATATCCGAGAGCGAGGAGTATAGGGAATTTATTGCCACAGAAGAGGTTTTAAAGCAGGATGAAGTTGCTCAGAATCTTCTGATAGAATTTCAGGAAAAGCAGCAGGAGTTCCTCTCAAAACAGCTTATGGGAGAAGTAGATGAGGCTTTGCTGAACTCCCTGACCGAAATTCAGGGTAAGCTGAACGAGCTTGAGAGTGTCAGGAACTTTATGGACTCCTACAACAGACTGGTAAGTCTGCTTGGTGAAGTGGGAGACCTGATAAGCCAGGAGCTGGATTTCGACTTTGGTGAAGCTTACAGAACCTGA
- a CDS encoding 50S ribosomal protein L15e, translating to MKSAYAYIRDAWKRPWDGYVGQLMWERLQKWRREPAIVRVERPTRLDRARALGYKAKKGVIVVRVRIRRGGRRISRPNKGRKTKNLMVSRLTPKKNLQWIAEERAARKYPNMEVLNSYWVGEDGRYKWFEVILVDRAHPAILSDPQLSGVANQKGRVFRGLTSAGRKSRGLRKKGRGAEKVRPSYRANFRRKD from the coding sequence ATGAAATCAGCTTACGCGTACATAAGGGATGCATGGAAAAGACCCTGGGATGGCTATGTTGGCCAGCTGATGTGGGAGAGACTGCAGAAGTGGAGAAGGGAGCCAGCCATAGTCAGGGTCGAGAGACCCACAAGACTTGACAGAGCAAGGGCCCTTGGATACAAGGCCAAGAAGGGAGTTATAGTGGTGAGAGTCAGGATAAGGAGGGGTGGAAGGAGAATAAGCAGACCTAACAAGGGCAGGAAGACAAAGAATCTCATGGTAAGCAGACTGACGCCGAAGAAAAATCTTCAGTGGATTGCTGAGGAAAGAGCAGCAAGAAAGTATCCGAACATGGAAGTGCTCAACTCCTACTGGGTTGGAGAGGACGGCAGATACAAGTGGTTTGAGGTAATTCTCGTTGACAGAGCACATCCTGCCATTCTGAGTGATCCGCAGCTTTCTGGAGTGGCGAATCAGAAGGGCAGAGTTTTCAGGGGGCTCACATCTGCAGGTAGAAAATCAAGAGGTCTGAGGAAGAAAGGCAGGGGAGCTGAGAAGGTCAGACCAAGCTACAGAGCCAATTTCAGGAGAAAAGATTGA
- a CDS encoding RNA-binding domain-containing protein, translating to MKIDNIVLSAIVYSTEDPDKVSQALSNLIPFEFEILVSKATGHFGNPLEFLEVELKRKREIKEFWNNLVDRLGDQREVLVEFIEDVVDEEGVFHIRLNKQSAYLGNVELDFGGDSILVRAKLVTFPARREKIIDFARKIISEGYD from the coding sequence ATGAAAATAGACAATATAGTTCTTTCAGCGATTGTTTATTCTACAGAGGACCCAGATAAGGTTTCTCAGGCCTTATCTAATCTCATTCCCTTTGAGTTCGAAATCCTTGTGAGCAAGGCAACCGGACACTTTGGAAACCCTCTTGAGTTTCTTGAGGTGGAGCTAAAAAGAAAAAGGGAGATAAAGGAATTCTGGAACAATCTTGTCGATCGTCTTGGAGACCAGAGAGAAGTTCTTGTGGAGTTCATTGAAGATGTTGTCGATGAGGAAGGCGTATTTCACATAAGGCTTAACAAACAATCTGCGTATCTTGGAAATGTTGAGCTTGATTTTGGTGGAGACTCAATACTTGTGAGAGCGAAACTCGTTACCTTCCCGGCCAGAAGGGAAAAAATTATTGACTTCGCAAGGAAGATAATCTCTGAAGGTTATGATTGA
- a CDS encoding RNase P subunit p30 family protein, translating into MIDFIRFDYRGTVDFGFKTYVVFGEETESNYQGCMIYASSTKELREMLRGVDGLIGVMSERVEVNRYAVMRKKVDVLLDFPGRKLDYPTFKLAREKDVLIEVSLSTLMCFEGWRRVNYLDELRTMFRVINKFDTPFILTSGAENIYGMRKKSQIYHVFDFLGADVERAKFWAERLYRRLYDDSYIMDGVEIL; encoded by the coding sequence ATGATTGACTTCATAAGGTTTGATTATAGGGGGACTGTGGATTTTGGGTTCAAAACATATGTCGTTTTTGGAGAAGAGACTGAAAGCAATTATCAGGGTTGCATGATTTATGCATCGTCCACAAAAGAGCTGAGAGAGATGCTGAGGGGCGTGGATGGGCTAATAGGTGTAATGAGTGAAAGGGTTGAGGTTAACAGATATGCGGTGATGCGAAAGAAGGTGGATGTTCTGCTGGATTTCCCAGGCAGAAAGCTTGATTATCCAACTTTCAAGCTTGCAAGAGAGAAAGACGTCCTAATTGAGGTCTCTCTTTCAACACTCATGTGTTTTGAAGGATGGCGGAGAGTGAATTATCTGGATGAGCTGAGGACGATGTTCAGGGTTATAAACAAGTTCGACACACCCTTTATACTTACAAGCGGTGCAGAGAATATTTACGGCATGCGGAAAAAGTCTCAGATTTATCACGTATTTGATTTTCTCGGGGCAGATGTTGAAAGGGCAAAATTCTGGGCGGAGAGGCTGTACAGAAGGCTGTATGACGACAGTTACATTATGGATGGAGTTGAAATCCTATGA
- a CDS encoding Rpp14/Pop5 family protein, with protein MKALPPSLRKRKRYIAFRFIGTGDIEKSEVSDVLKNTTIQLFGELNAPKLRLIEFDGEAGMVMCEHSEVDKIKITLTLIEEINGKKVIPLILGVAGTIKSCKRKYLEVLRNADSANGV; from the coding sequence ATGAAAGCGTTACCTCCTTCCCTCAGGAAGAGAAAAAGATATATTGCTTTCAGATTTATTGGAACTGGAGATATAGAAAAATCTGAAGTTTCAGATGTATTGAAAAATACTACGATCCAGCTGTTTGGGGAATTGAATGCCCCAAAACTCCGTTTGATTGAGTTTGACGGTGAGGCTGGAATGGTAATGTGCGAGCATAGTGAAGTGGATAAAATAAAAATAACACTAACGCTGATTGAAGAAATAAATGGTAAAAAAGTAATCCCGCTGATACTCGGTGTCGCAGGAACAATTAAAAGCTGTAAAAGAAAATATCTGGAGGTGTTAAGAAATGCAGATTCCGCAAATGGGGTATGA
- the psmA gene encoding archaeal proteasome endopeptidase complex subunit alpha, translated as MQIPQMGYDRAITIFSPDGRLYQVEYAREAVKRGATAIGIKTKEGVVVLADRRVGSRLLEADTIEKIYRIDSHICAATSGLVADARVLIARARLEAQINKLTYDEPIGVKELARKICDFKQQYTQYGGVRPFGVSLLIAGVDDEPKLFETDPSGALLEYKATAIGSGRNEVMEYFEKEYREDMSLDDAILLGLVAMGKAINSELDVEGIEVGTVRVDDKEFKLLTYEELGSYIEKANQIISEELGK; from the coding sequence ATGCAGATTCCGCAAATGGGGTATGACCGGGCGATAACGATTTTCAGCCCAGATGGTAGATTATATCAGGTTGAATATGCAAGAGAGGCTGTAAAAAGAGGGGCAACCGCAATCGGAATTAAAACCAAGGAGGGAGTTGTCGTTCTGGCAGATCGGAGAGTAGGAAGCAGGTTGCTCGAGGCAGATACAATTGAGAAAATTTACAGGATAGATTCTCACATCTGTGCCGCAACTTCTGGACTGGTTGCAGATGCGAGAGTCCTTATAGCAAGAGCGAGGCTCGAAGCTCAGATTAACAAGCTCACCTACGATGAACCTATTGGTGTGAAAGAGCTAGCGAGAAAAATCTGCGATTTCAAGCAGCAGTACACCCAGTACGGTGGAGTCAGGCCTTTTGGTGTTTCTCTTCTGATAGCCGGTGTTGACGATGAACCCAAGCTTTTTGAGACTGACCCGAGCGGAGCTTTGCTGGAGTATAAGGCTACTGCAATCGGTTCTGGAAGGAATGAGGTTATGGAGTATTTTGAGAAGGAATACCGTGAGGACATGTCTCTGGATGATGCAATTCTCCTCGGCTTAGTGGCGATGGGCAAGGCCATAAACAGCGAGCTTGACGTTGAGGGAATCGAGGTGGGAACAGTAAGGGTCGACGATAAGGAATTCAAACTTCTGACGTATGAGGAACTCGGTAGCTACATCGAAAAGGCGAACCAGATAATCAGCGAGGAGCTCGGCAAGTAA